From Catharus ustulatus isolate bCatUst1 chromosome 6, bCatUst1.pri.v2, whole genome shotgun sequence, a single genomic window includes:
- the EXOC3L4 gene encoding exocyst complex component 3-like protein 4: protein MELDTRSLTSEPASPMNSPEKEKMEVSSELGSPDSQRRDSGFFERGIKTVLSIRKSKRSLKKEREKEDTGSWNTKRLLRTLRSCDENKPTICDNVEKIVEICEPIEAKPLSVMEINELIQKRQLLEAFASIKLMEDETISERDSEKYSDNPQEFVRKSKDVDLLYNSIANAIQSIVAGTLEDPTLQHTMLTSMVTLIACEEAAHPNTDNAARPGSDLLGRPRKWREQWREAINESARKRVLKAPMASREEGTSWLNVHLHFLQEHLREDLLKIKSSVKKCYPEEYQVCDTYVEAFHNAIASHLQELSQGPLDFQELYTLLDWVANTYHSELFLGHPELKPEVKTENLSLLLTPADWDKLKNDYIVSAKGKIKSYFGNILRLEVTEKWEKEVHLEEKENLYHDSLSFDIQTIIGQHVKLSGAISRSLETKMLELCMAELLEFIPRFEQEFMAWSTAQDSPIFVPYLVAYINSFHDLVSGLETAFQVNTEELQKILAALTRNFTNIFLTKLRTKAQPLLKKILTKNWILAMERPDSLASAVSQFSEHLQHMREPLGQELLHEVHKYVVKEYVTQVIKPRWKMNRETRQQVSRKMSLEASIIHNTFIEQGSDADWLLPAISHIASIIGEKKKDKIKAYVKELCQDYPDIRKEHILAILALRGLGRARRAAIFRQVRHAQESSDRGEGSTLFAEIDVPVIISCF from the exons ATGGAGTTAGACACAAGGAGTCTGACCTCAGAACCAGCCTCTCCAATGAACagtccagagaaggaaaagatggaagTCTCTTCTGAACTGGGCAGCCCAGATTCGCAGAGAAGAGACAGTGGGTTCTTTGAAAGAGGTATTAAAACAGTGCTTAGCATCCGGAAATCAAAACGAAGtctgaaaaaagagagagagaaggaagataCTGGCTCTTGGAACACGAAAAGACTTCTGCGAACACTCAGGAGCTGTGATGAGAACAAACCCACAATCTGTGATAATGTGGAGAAGATTGTTGAAATATGTGAGCCCATTGAAGCAAAACCTCTTTCAG TAATGGAAATCAATGAACTTATTCAGAAAAGACAACTTTTGGAAGCATTTGCAAGTATCAAGTTAATGGAAGATGAGACTATCTCTGAACGGGATTCTGAGAAATACAGTGATAACCCCCAGGAGTTTGTACGGAAATCCAAGGATGTGGATTTGCTTTATAACTCCATTGCAAATGCAATCCAGTCCATAGTGGCGGGAACACTGGAGGATCCCACTTTACAGCATACCATGCTGACCTCCATGGTGACTTTAATTGCCTGTGAAGAAGCAGCTCATCCCAACACAGACAACGCTGCTCGTCCTGGGTCAGATTTGCTCGGCAGGCCCAGAAAGTGGAGGGAGCAATGGAGAGAAGCTATCAACGAGAGTGCAAGAAAAAGAGTCCTGAAGGCACCTATGGCATCAAGGGAAGAAGGAACTTCTTGGCTCAATGTCCACTTACATTTCCTCCAGGAACACCTGAGGGAAGATTTACTGAAAATCAAGTCATCAGTAAAAAAATGCTATCCAGAGGAGTACCAGGTGTGTGACACATACGTGGAAGCTTTTCACAATGCCATTGCCTCACATTTGCAAGAACTCTCCCAGGGACCACTGGACTTCCAGGAGCTCTACACCTTGCTTGACTGGGTGGCCAACACCTACCACAG TGAACTCTTTCTGGGTCATCCTGAGCTCAAACCAGAGGTTAAGACAGAAAACCTGTCCTTGCTGTTAACACCAGCTGATTGGGATAAACTGAAAAACGATTACATTGTTTCTGCAAAG GGGAAAATCAAAAGTTATTTTGGAAACATCCTGAGGCTAGAGGTCACGGAGAAGTGGGAGAAGGAAGTTCATctagaagagaaggaaaacctcTACCACGACTCACTCTCTTTTGATATTCAAACG ATCATTGGGCAGCACGTGAAGTTATCTGGAGCTATCAGCAGAAGCCTGGAAACAAAAATGCTTGAGTTGtgcatggcagagctgcttGAATTCATACCAAG GTTTGAGCAGGAGTTCATGGCGTGGAGCActgcccaggacagccccaTCTTTGTGCCCTATCTTGTTGCCTATATCAACAGCTTCCATGACCTGGT GTCAGGGTTAGAAACAGCATTTCAAGTCAATACTGAGGAACTGCAGAAGATTTTGGCAGCTCTGACAAGGAActtcacaaacatttttttaacaaaattaagAACAAAAGCACAG CCACTCCTTAAGAAAATCCTGACCAAGAACTGGATTTTGGCGATGGAAAGGCCAGACTCGCTGGCGTCGGCAGTCTCACAGTTCTctgagcacctgcagcacaTGAGGGAGCCCCTGGGGCAG GAGCTTCTACATGAAGTGCATAAATATGTGGTGAAGGAATATGTCACACAGGTCATCAAACCCAGATGGAAAATGAACAGGGAGACACGTCAGCAAGTGAGCAGAAAGATGAGCCTGGAAGCTTCAATCATTCACAATACATTCATTGAGCAG GGCTCTGATGCTGACTGGCTCCTCCCTGCCATCAGTCACATTGCCAGCATCAttggggagaagaaaaaagacaagatCAAGGCGTACGTcaaggagctgtgccaggactaTCCAGATATCAG GAAGGAGCACATCCTGGCCATCCTGGCGCTGCGGGGGCTGGGGCGTGCCAGAAGAGCAGCGATTTTTCGGCAAGTGCGCCATGCACAGGAGAGCTCCGACAGAGGGGAGGGCAGCACACTCTTCGCTGAAATTGATGTTCCAGTAATCATCAGCTGCTTCTAA